One window from the genome of Streptomyces cadmiisoli encodes:
- a CDS encoding DUF6378 domain-containing protein, with translation MYKVGDIVRYQGVEFTIVEIDETDKTFPYRIEGGENYAGLWVGDKDVTRLTRPDTVGANLVHGERYESYGDPDVSFSRISKLWSAHLGVDISKRDVALMMILLKVSREKSAHKEDNLDDIEGYVHCARILKEENAVS, from the coding sequence GTGTATAAGGTCGGGGACATTGTCCGCTATCAGGGAGTCGAATTCACCATCGTTGAAATTGACGAAACCGATAAGACATTCCCTTACCGAATAGAGGGCGGCGAGAATTACGCCGGTTTGTGGGTCGGGGATAAGGACGTTACCCGCCTTACACGGCCGGACACCGTTGGGGCCAACCTGGTCCACGGGGAACGCTATGAGTCCTACGGGGATCCGGACGTGTCCTTTAGCCGCATCTCAAAGCTATGGTCCGCCCACCTGGGCGTAGACATCAGTAAGCGGGATGTCGCCCTAATGATGATTCTGCTTAAGGTGTCGCGTGAAAAGAGCGCACACAAGGAAGACAACCTAGATGACATTGAGGGCTACGTTCACTGTGCCCGAATCCTTAAGGAGGAAAATGCTGTTTCCTAG
- a CDS encoding metallophosphoesterase: protein MKHDAKNPYTVVLIPDTHVPEHHTNAVKNIGAFLKETKPAGVVHTGDFLNLDAPSRWSKGTINEFAGGVHEEREAGKRVLDFWRSNHDGYFGFHLGNHDIRISAYLQKYAPAVAGMPEWEYDRLLDFDSFGIEVRDSIHKVAPGWVTTHGDNKEIRMAQEAGRTALNAATVYGKNVVCGHTHRAGITGKSHGYAGAMIPRWGMEIGHITDMRKVAYLSTGYANWQMAFGLLHISGNRVQPEVIFMANDGSFLYGGMRFENGKIGKVSK, encoded by the coding sequence TTGAAGCATGACGCTAAGAACCCTTACACGGTAGTCCTCATCCCTGACACTCACGTGCCGGAGCATCACACCAATGCGGTCAAGAACATTGGGGCATTCCTTAAGGAGACTAAGCCTGCCGGTGTTGTGCACACGGGAGACTTCCTGAACCTTGATGCCCCTAGCCGCTGGTCTAAGGGAACCATCAACGAATTCGCGGGGGGAGTGCACGAAGAACGGGAAGCCGGTAAGCGCGTCCTAGACTTTTGGCGCTCTAACCATGACGGATACTTTGGCTTCCACCTCGGTAACCATGACATCCGCATTAGCGCATACCTCCAAAAGTATGCCCCCGCCGTGGCGGGAATGCCGGAATGGGAATACGACAGGCTCCTAGACTTTGACTCCTTCGGTATTGAGGTTCGGGACAGTATCCATAAGGTTGCCCCGGGATGGGTCACCACCCATGGGGACAACAAGGAAATCCGAATGGCGCAAGAGGCGGGCCGCACGGCCCTTAACGCTGCCACGGTTTACGGAAAGAATGTGGTGTGTGGTCACACGCACCGTGCCGGTATTACCGGCAAGAGCCACGGTTACGCTGGGGCCATGATTCCCCGCTGGGGAATGGAAATCGGCCACATTACCGACATGCGTAAGGTGGCTTACCTTTCGACTGGTTACGCTAACTGGCAAATGGCTTTCGGTCTACTGCACATTTCAGGTAACCGTGTTCAGCCGGAAGTCATTTTCATGGCAAACGATGGCTCATTCCTTTACGGAGGCATGCGGTTTGAGAACGGCAAGATTGGAAAGGTTTCAAAGTGA